The nucleotide window TGCAAAATTGTTTTAATTGGAGCAAAACGCAAGCAAGGTTTGCTTAAATATTCCATTGACAAAAAACAAAAGGTGGACATAGAGCAGTTGGTGCTGACTTGACTAAAATTGCTCAAAAAGTTGGTTGGAAATATAAAACAACAATTATTTGGAATGAGGGCAATATTTCTAGACGAACAGCCTGGGGTTCTTGGAAGTCAGCTTCTGCGCCCGTTGTAATTGCACCTGTAGAACTTATTGTTGTTCTTTATAAAGATGAATGGAAAAAACAAATGGTAGCAAAATTTCAGATGTAACAGGAGATGAATTTAAAGATTGGACACAAGGGGTTTGGGTATTTAATGGCGAGCAAAAAAACGAATTGGACACCCAGCGCCATTTCCGAAAGATTTACCTTACAGTTGCATTAAACTTGTTTAGTTATGAAAACGATCTAGTTTTGACCCATTTGTAGGAAGTGGTACAACATTTTTAGTTGCTCAAAATCTAAATAGAAAAGCAATAGGAACTGAATTAGATAGCGAATATTGCGAGTTAGCAAAAAATAGGATTTTAAAAGAAACAGGAACATTAAATTTTGAATTAAATGGCAGAGAAAATATCACAACTTGATTTAATCAAGGAATTTTTCATAAACAACCCATTAAGAGACATTCCGCATCAAAGAAATAGTAGATTGGCTTGTAGCTGAATTTAAGAAGCAGAACGGGAGAAGTTTTTGAGATCCAGACAGAGGTATTCGTTCTTTATCACAAAAAGGATTTTTAATAAAAGTTGCAAAAGGTGTTTATCGTTATGACCCTGAATATGTTCATAATAGAGAGTTAGAGGATTTTACAACTGCACAGAAAAAAGAAATTTTAGAAAGAGATAACTACAAATGTGTAATTTGTGGAAGAGGAAAACAAGACGGAGTTGAATTGCACGTTGACCACATAAAAGCAAAAGATTTTGGTGGAGAAGCAACCATTGAAAACGGACAAACTTTGTGTGCTCAACACAACTTTCTAAAAAAGAACTTCAAACAAACTGAAACGGGAAAGAAAATGTTTATCCGACTTTATGAATTAGCAAAAGTGCAAGAAGACAATACTCTTCAAAAATTCTGTGCTGAAATATTAGAAGTGTTTGAAAAGAACAATATAAATGGTCATATTGAATGGAAGAAATAAGAACGGCAAACATAACCTACCCAAAGGGGTTATTGCTTCGTAAGAAAAATTGTGATACTCTATAATTATTGCTTCGTATTTAATTTTAGTAGTATCTTTAACCGCCTTCGGGTAGCTGCAAAACGTTATCAGCAACCCTAAGACCCGACAATGCGACCATTAACCGACCGACATAAACCGACCGACAATGCAATTTTCGGCAAAGCCGTTTGGCTAACCCTTCGCAAAATTAAAAGAGCTGCAAGGCTACACACAAGCCAACGCTTTTGCAGCACATTTAATTTAGCCCAACCCCACCGCTCCACCGACAACATTCTGCAAAACCGACAATATTTTAACGTATATTTGCTCCGTTGAAAAAGCTAATCGCAATATCATTTCTCTTTGTATTTCTGACAGCAAACACAGAATTGCATCAGCTATTGAAGTTGCCAGTTCTCATTCATCATTACTTATCGCATCATCAAGACGAACAAGACAAATCGTTTCTCCATTTTCTTAGCGACCATTACAGCAGCACCCCAGAGCATTCGGACAACGACCACCACGAACACGACAACTTACCTTTCAAGACAAATGACTGTGCTACTGCTCATGTGTCTATTGCTTTTGTGAACCTTACTCCCTTTACTATTTCACGACCAATTACTTTTCAGGGCAAAGTTTCTCCTATCTACAACGGAGGTTTTTATTCTACTGTTGCCATCAGCAACATTTGGCAACCGCCAAAAATCAGTTAATGATTTGTGAGTTCTGTTAATGCGGAACAAAAAAATTGCTGACGGTGCTAACGCACCGCCAGTTTTCATTCATTTCATTAACATCAAAATCATGCTCAATAAAATAATTGCGTTCTCTATAAAGAACAAACTCATCATCGGGCTTTTCATTTTAGCCCTCATTGGTTACGGCAGTTACCAATTTACAAAACTGCCTATTGATGCCGTGCCCGACATCACCGACAACCAAGTGCAGGTAATCACTTCCGCACCTTCATTGGGAGCACCCGACATTGAACGACTCATAACTTTCCCAATTGAACAAGCCAACAGCAACATTCCCGGACTAAAAGAAATCCGCAGTTTTTCACGGTTCGGACTTTCACTCATCACCATTGTTTTTGATGATGATGTAGATGTTTATTGGGCAAGGCAACAAGTAACGGAACGATTAAAAATTGCACAAGAGCAAATCCCAAAAGGACTTGGCTCACCCGAATTGGCACCAGTTACAACGGGCTTGGGAGAAATCTATCAGTATGTAATTCGTGCCAAACACGGTTACGAAACAAAATACGATGCAACCGAATTACGGACAATTCAGGACTGGATTGTTCGCAGACAATTGTTAGGTGTGAAAGGTGTTGCCGATGTGAGCAGCTTTGGTGGCAAGTTGAAACAATATGAAATTGCTGTTGATGCCAACAAATTAAAATCGTTCAACATTACCATTAACGATGTATTCACCGCTTTGGAAAACAACAACGGAAATACAGGCGGTGCATACATTGAAAAAAAATCAACCGTGTTGTATATCCGAAGCGAGGGTTTAATCGGAAACATTGATGATATAAAAAATATTGTGGTAAAAAACACTTCCAACGGCACTCCGCTTTTAATAAACGATGTGGCAGAAGTTCGCATTGGCACCGCTATTCGTTACGGTGGCATGACTTACAATGATGAAGGCGAAGCAGCAGGTGCAGTAGTGATGATGCTGAAAGGAGAAAACAGCAGTGCAGTTATTGAAAATGTAAAAGAACGCATCAAACAAATTGAAAAAACTTTACCCGAAGGAGTTGTAATAGAACCATTCTTAGACAGAACAAAAATGGTGAACAGTGCTATCGGCACAGTTTCAAAAAATTTGTTGGAAGGAGCATTGATTGTAATCCTCATTCTTGTTTTGTTTCTTGGCAATCTAAGAGCAGGTATCATCGTTGCCTCTGTAATTCCTTTATCTATGCTATTTGCAGTTATACTGATGAATATGTTTGGAGTAAGTGGAAACCTAATGAGTTTAGGTGCTTTGGACTTCGGTTTAATTGTGGACGGAGCAGTAATTATAGTTGAGGCGTGTATGTTTCAATTGCACATATCAAGTCAAAAGAAAGTTTCACAACTACAAATGGACGACATTGTTTACAACACTTCAACTCGTATGCGAAATGCAGCCGTTTTTGGCGAGTTGATAATCCTTGCGGTGTATTTACCCATTTTTACTTTAGAAGGTATTGAAGGAAAAATGTTTAAGCCAATGGCACAGACCGTTGCCTTTGCTTTGTTGGGTGCATTTATTCTTTCACTCACTTACATTCCTATGATGAGTGCATTATTTCTTTCCAAAAATATTTCTCACAAGAAAAATATCTCTGACAGAATGATGGGCGTTTTGGAACGCATTCATCAAAAGTATTTGCAGAGAGTTTTGAATTTTCCTAAAACGGTGATTGGGGTCTCGGTTTCCCTTTTGCTGATTTCGCTTTTTGTTTTCTCAAAAATGGGCGGTGAGTTTATTCCAGAATTACCCGAAGGAGATTTTGCAGTAGAAACACGGGTGCTTACAGGAAGCAACATCAACACCACAACTGATGCTTGTTTGAAAGCGGCACATATTCTCAAAAAGGAATTTCCCGAAGTAGAAAAAGTAATTGGTAAAGTTGGAAGCGGTGAAATTCCAACCGACCCTATGCCAATGGAAGCAAGTGACATGATGATTATATTAAAAGACAAATCGGAATGGACTTCAGCCGAAACATGGGAAGAGTTGGCTGAGAAAATGACCAAAGCATTGCAAGATGTGCCAGGCGTTACTTACAGTTTTCAATATCCTGTTGCCATGCGTTTTAATGAATTAATGACTGGTGCAAAGCAAGATGTGGTTTGCAAAATATTTGGTGAAAACTTAGACACACTTTCAAAATATTCAAAGTTGTTGGGTGATGTTGCAAGTAAAATTGACGGTGCAGAAAATATTTATGTAGAACCTATTGACGGTTTACCGCAAGTAATAATAAGTTACAAACGCAACATCATTGCTCAATACGGTTTAAATATTGCTGACATCAATCGAGTGGTGAACACTGCGTTTGCAGGGCAAAGTAGCGGACAGGTTTTTGAAGATGAAAAGCGTTTTGATTTGGTAGTTCGCCTTGCAGGTGAAAACCGACAGAATTTAGAGGATGTGCAAAACCTCTTAATCCCAACTTCACAGGGAACACAAATTCCCCTCTACCAAGTTGCCGATGTTTCCATTCAGGAAAGTGTAAATCAAATTCAGCGTGATGATGCCAAGCGAAGAATTATTGTTGGCTTCAATGTAAACGGCAGAGATGTGCAGAGTATTGTAAAAGATTTGCAAGAGCAAATTGAAAAAGACTTAAAACTTCCATCGGGCTATTATATTACTTACGGTGGGGCATTTGAAAATTTAGAAGCTGCAAAAAAACGTTTGTCTATTGCAGTGCCACTTTCTTTACTTCTCATATTTCTGTTTCTCTATTTTGCTTTTGGCTCTATCAAGCAAGGACTGCTTATTTATTCCGCAATTCCGCTTTCTGCTATTGGTGGAATTTTATTTCTGTTTTTCAGAGGAATGCCTTTCAGCATCAGTGCAGGAATTGGTTTCATTGCTTTGTTTGGTGTAGCGGTGCTGAATGGAATTGTTTTGATTGCAGAATTTAACCGCATAAAAGCCGAAGGAGAAACAGACACCAAACAAATTGTTTTGCAGGGAACAAAACACCGTTTGCGACCCGTGCTAATGACAGCATTTGTTGCATCACTTGGTTTTTTACCAATGGCATTAAGCAACGGTGCAGGTGCAGAAGTGCAACGACCATTAGCAACCGTTGTAATCGGTGGACTTTTGATTGCAACTTTCTTGACGCTTTTCGTTTTACCTGTTCTCTACATTTTGTTTGAGAAAATCGGAAAGAAAAAATCTGCAAACGGAAACACAATAGTTGCGGCAACCATTTTATTACTCACACTTTTTTCTTTGCAAAATGCAAACGCACAAACGCCAATCAATTTGCAAACTGCAATTGACACCGCTTTGAAAAATAATTTATCGGTGAAGAATGAAATGCTCAATGCCGAGTATCAAAAGAAACTAAAAGCCGCAGCCGTTGATATTCCGAAAACTTCGCTCACAGGCGAATACGGACAGTTCAACAGCTTTTACAAAGACACCAAATTTGGCATTTCACAGTCCATCAGTTTCCCTACTGTTTATGCAAAACAAAAATCTTTGCAAAACGAAACTTACAAAAGCAGTGTGCTGAATATTGCAGTAAAGGAAGCAGAGTTGAAAAAGCAAGTCAGCGAAGTTTTTTACTACTGATTTATCTAGGTGAGAAAAGAAAAATTCTTTTGCAAAACGACAGTGTGTACGCTTCGTTTTTGGATAAAGCAAATTTGCGTTTCGCCAAAGGCGAAAGCAACATCTTAGAAAAAACAACAGCCGAAACACAACGAGGACAAATTACCATTCAACTAAACCAGTTGAACAGCGATATTGAAATTTTGCAACTGCAATTTCAAGTATTGCTGAATACGCAAACTATTTTTACTCCAACGGCAGACAATCCAAAACTTGCTTTTACTGCAATGTTGGACACATCAGCCATCAGCAACCATCCTCAACTAAAAGTTTTGCAACATCAAAAAACAATTTCGTTGGTAAACACTCAACTGCAAAAACAAAAATTGTTGCCAGAATTAAATTTAGGTTACAGCAACCAAAGTATTCAAGGCACAGGAGCAGATAATGTTTTATATCCTAAGTCCGAAAGGTTTAATTCGGTGCAGTTTGGTATTGGAGTTCCTTTGTTTTTCGGTTCGCAAAAAGCAAAAATCAATTCGTCAAAAACTTTGCAGTTGATTTCTGAAAACAATTATCAGTTGGGTTTGCAAGCTATGAAAACCGAATTACAAACCGCTTACAAGAACTATCAAACACAACTGCAAACTGTAAAATATTTTGAGGAAACCGCTTTGCAAAATGCAAATATCATTACCAAAACCGCGAATGAGCAATTTGCAAATGGCGACATCAATTATTTGGAATGGACTATGCTAATTAATAATGCAGTTTCAATTCAAAGCAATTACACCGATGCAGTAAACTCACTGAATCAAACAATCATTCAACTCAATTTCTTAACTTCTAAATAAATTTCAATCATGACAAAATATACCATCATAGCAATAGCGTTTTCAATTCTCACTTCTTGCGGAGACAAGAAAACAGAAACAACAGGAACGGAAGAAACCTCAAACGAAACAACCGTTGAACTTACAGATGCACAACTCAAAAACTCCGAAATCAAAACAGGAAAAATTGAGCAACGCAATATTTCTTCATTGCTAAAAGTGAATGGGAAAATTGAAGTGCCGCCACAAAATATGGTTTCAGTCAGCGTTCCAATGGGCGGTTATTTGCGTTCAACAAAATTGTTGGCAGGAATGCACATCAGCAAAGGCGAAGTAATTGCCACAATGGAAGACCAGCAATACATTCAACTGCAACAGGATTACTTAACGGCTAAAGCACACTTCACTTCTATTGAAGCAGAATACAATCGTCAGAAAGATTTGAATGCAAGTAAAGCCAGCAGCGACAAAGTTTTTCAGGCAGCACAAACCGAATATCTCTCACAAAAAATTCTGATTAAGTCCTTAGAAGAAAAATTAAAACTCATCGGCATCAACCCGACAACGCTGAACGAAAACACAATTTCAAAATCCATCAGCATTGTTTCACCCATTGACGGATTTGTTTCACAGGTAAAACAAAATATCGGAAAGTATGTAACACCGACCGATGTGTTATTTGAATTGGTAAACCCTTCCGACATTCATTTAACGCTTACCATCTTTGAAAAGGATTTGTATAAAATTTCAATCGGACAAAAAATATTTGCTTACAACAACACCAACCCAAGCAAAAAATATACTTGCGAAATTATTCTCATCGGCAAAGATGTAACACCCGAAAGAACCATTCAGGTGCAAAGCCATTTTGAACAATACGACAAAACTTTAATTCCCCGGAATGTATATGAATGCAGAAGTTGAAGTTGCTACTAACAACGCTTTTGTAATTTCCAATGACGGCATAGTTCGCTTTGAAGGCAAGCAATATGTTTTTACTCAAACAGACAAAACAAATTTGAAATGCAACCCGTAACTACACAAAACACAGAGTTGGGTTTTACTCAAATAACCTTTGCCGACAGCACAGACATTTCAAACAAAACTTTCGTTACCCAAGGAGCTTATACTTTGCTAATGAAAATGAAAAACCAAGAGGAGGAATAGATTGGAACGACAAAGGACACCGCTACTAATGCCAACGCTTTTGCACTCACATTTGCTTTTTTGCCATAGCACCGACCAACAAAAAAAAGCAAAAGAGAGTGCAAGCAAACGCACAGGGACAGTGCAACAGTTCCGTGCAAACTTGACACGACAGCACTTCGGACGGACAGAAGGGTAGCTGATAACAGCGGTTTGGCAAAAGTGGCGGTTCAGTGCTTCGTATGACAGTTTTGTGGGTCAACAAACAGTAGTGCTTCGTATCAACATTTGTGGTGAAAATCGCCACCTTCGCCAAGCCGCAAAACGTTATCTGTCATTCTACCCGACCATCGTGCTGACTTCAACGACCGAAAAACATTAGACAAAAAACCTTAACTTAGCGACCGAATTGTAACGCCAAGAATTAAGAAAACTGTGTTTTCACACAATTTACTCAAATAGGTTGATACTATCAAGTTAACTTTTATGCAAAGTTCAACGATATTGCGAAAGAAGTCTTATCCAATCTGAAATTTTGAGACAAATTGACAATCAATCACTTGGACTCACGATTTGGCGAATAAAAGTTTGAAGTTGGCAATTTAAGCGGTTTTGACATTAGCAACGGACGAACTTTGTTTGCCGACATCAAAAATAAGCACAACACAATGAACAGTAGCTCGGCAGAAAGTCTGTTTCAGAAATTGGCTCGATATGCAGACGACTACAAAAAAAAAGTTATTGGGTTCAGATTTAGCGAAAATAGTTTTATGAACTTTGAAAGGCGAAATCAACGGGAAAGAATATAGTCACAGCCGAGTTTATAAAATTTCGGGACCAATTTTGCTTTGCTTTCAGGACAACAAGATGCCCTATTGCAGTTGTACAAGGCTTACCAAAAGCATTAAAGATTATTTAAGTCAATAGAAAATTTCCTTACCTCGTTAAATTGGTTAATTCGTCCTCTCCTAAAATTACAGGAACAGTTTCCAATCTGTTTATACTGTTGGCAACAGACCAATTTCCAACATGGGAAAGTTTGTTGGCCACGAACTATGGTTTGGGCAGGCCAAGTTAAAGCAAAAAAGTCCCACCAACTTCTTGCAAGTTCATTTTCCGCCGCCAAGATGAAAACTTCCTTAAAGATTTCTGAATTTCCAAAGGCAAAACGCATCCGGTGGCACTAAATCCAATACTTCATTTTACTGTGTTTGAACCTCCGTGGTTACCTTTTTTGTTGTCAACTTCTAATTCCCTTTTGTGGAACATTAAATTAACTTTCACCCGCCCTTTCATCAAAATGACCATTCCTTGCAACTTTTCCATTTTCGGCTTAACAACACGAACGTTTTCGCCAATACAAATTGTGGATTCTTTTTAAACTCTTGCAAATAAAAACCAGCCAAGCCGTTTTTACCCTCTACGAAAACCACTTTGACTTTCACCGCCACAACCCTCCCTTTCTAAGCTTCTGACAATGATAAATATTCACTCATAACCAAGTAGTTTAACCTTATACAATGGTTACAAATTTAGAGAAAATTGAACCAAAAGAACGGACGAAAAAGAACGACAGATAACAGCGGTTTGGCAAAAGTGGCGGTTCAGTGCTTCGTATGAAACTTTTTCATAAATTTGAAGTTCGTGCTTCGTATCAACATTTGTGGTAAAATCGCCACCTTCGCCAAGCCGCAAACCGTTATAGCCAATGCTAACAGACGACAACAGAATATAAATTTTAACAATTAAAACAACAACACAATGAAAATTTGGAAAGAATTCAACAGCTCCCATTCGAGCAACATTTCAATCATCGGGACATTCACAAACATTGACGATGCAGAAAAAGCATATGCAATGATTGAGGATTTTGCACTTTCTTCTTGGGAAGAGCGACACCCATCTTTAAAAGAATTTAATGAACATTGGGCCGCTCATTTTCACGCAGACATTCCTTATATCGGAATTTTTGCAGAAGAAATTGAAAGTGGTATTGACAACGCACCTGACATTAACAGAAATGATGGAACCATCACAATTTCTCATTTCCGCTCAAACAACATTGGTGGCATCATAAAGCTAATGAGATTTGCCGGTGCTGACAAAATTGTTGTAGAATGAAAGCAAGAGTTGAACCACAGGGACTTCATTACTACTGTCGAAAAAGTGGAACACACATACTTTTAGATGAGGTTAAAACAAAACCGTCAGCTTATAGTATTGCACCTAGGACAGTCAGCGTAGCCATTACAGACGAGTGTGATTTCACTTGTTCATATTGCTATGTTAATCTTAAAGACCGTTATCTAAAAAAAGAAGATATAATTTCCTATTGCAAACATTTTGATAAACTGGGGACTTTCGACATTGCCTTTGGAGGTGGCGAACCGACTTTACATCCAGACTTAATTGAAATCTGCAAAACAATTTGGAAAGAAACTCAATTGGGTATAAGCATAACTACTCACGGACACAACCTTAGTGAAGACTTTATTTCAAAACTCAAAGACTACATTTCATTTATTCGAGTTTCAATAGATGGCATTGAACCAATTTACAGCCAATTAAGAAAAAGCCCCTCGACAACTTGTTGCCGAAATTGAAACTTCTAAACGGACAAATTCCATTTGGTATTAATGCTGTAATTAATAAACTTACAGTAAATCATCTTGACGACTTAAAGTCATTATTTCTTGAATACGGTGCATTTGAACTTCTTCTTTTACCAATGTGGCATAAAGGAAAATATGTGCTTACCGACAATGAGTGGTCAACACTTAATCAATGGATAGAAAAAAATCA belongs to Bacteroidota bacterium and includes:
- a CDS encoding radical SAM protein, yielding MKARVEPQGLHYYCRKSGTHILLDEVKTKPSAYSIAPRTVSVAITDECDFTCSYCYVNLKDRYLKKEDIISYCKHFDKLGTFDIAFGGGEPTLHPDLIEICKTIWKETQLGISITTHGHNLSEDFISKLKDYISFIRVSIDGIEPIYSQLRKSPSTTCCRN